The following are from one region of the Prevotella sp. HUN102 genome:
- a CDS encoding NAD(P)-dependent oxidoreductase has product MKVLVATEKPFAAAAVEGIRKEIEGAGHELALLEKYTEKAQLLDAVKDADALIIRSDKADAEVLDAAAKLQIVVRAGAGFDNIDLAAATAHKVVAENTPGQNSNAVAELVMGMLVFAVRNFYNGKSGSELMGKKIGLLAFGNVGRNVARIAKGFGMEVYAYDAFCPKDVIEKGGAIAVDTQEALFETCDIVSLHIPATPETKQSINYALVNKMKKGGILVNTARKEVINEEELIKLLAEREDLKFVTDIKPDADEEFAKFEGRYFTTPKKMGAQTAEANINAGIAAAKQINAFFATGDTKFQVNK; this is encoded by the coding sequence ATGAAAGTTTTAGTTGCAACAGAAAAGCCTTTTGCAGCAGCTGCTGTTGAAGGTATCAGAAAAGAAATTGAAGGTGCAGGCCACGAACTTGCATTGCTCGAAAAATATACAGAAAAAGCACAATTGCTCGACGCAGTTAAGGATGCAGACGCATTGATTATCCGTTCAGACAAGGCTGATGCAGAAGTTCTCGATGCAGCTGCAAAGTTGCAGATCGTAGTACGTGCAGGTGCAGGTTTCGACAATATCGACCTCGCTGCTGCTACTGCTCACAAGGTAGTTGCTGAAAACACACCGGGTCAGAACTCAAACGCTGTGGCAGAGCTTGTAATGGGTATGCTCGTGTTTGCTGTTCGTAACTTCTACAACGGCAAGAGTGGTTCTGAATTGATGGGCAAGAAGATCGGTTTGCTCGCTTTCGGTAACGTAGGCCGCAACGTAGCACGCATTGCTAAGGGCTTCGGTATGGAAGTTTATGCTTACGACGCATTCTGTCCAAAGGACGTTATTGAGAAGGGCGGCGCAATCGCTGTTGATACTCAGGAAGCACTGTTCGAGACCTGCGACATCGTTTCATTGCACATTCCTGCAACTCCTGAAACAAAGCAGAGCATCAACTATGCACTCGTGAACAAGATGAAGAAGGGTGGTATCCTCGTAAACACAGCCCGCAAGGAAGTTATCAACGAGGAAGAACTCATCAAGCTGCTTGCTGAACGCGAAGACCTCAAGTTCGTTACCGACATCAAGCCGGATGCTGACGAAGAGTTCGCTAAGTTCGAGGGCCGTTACTTCACAACACCTAAGAAGATGGGTGCTCAGACAGCAGAAGCTAACATCAATGCAGGTATTGCAGCAGCAAAGCAGATTAACGCATTCTTTGCTACCGGCGATACAAAATTCCAAGTAAACAAATAA
- the serC gene encoding 3-phosphoserine/phosphohydroxythreonine transaminase, whose amino-acid sequence MKKINFNAGPCILPREVIEKTAQQILDFNGSGLSLAEISHRAKDFQPVVDEAVALIKELLNIPEGYSVLFLGGGASLEFCMVPYNFLEKKAGYLNTGVWAKKAMKEAKLFGEVVEVATSADKNFSYIPKGFEVPEDLDYLHVTSNNTIYGTEMRYDLDTKVRLIGDMSSDFLSRPVDVAKYDMIYGGAQKNLSMAGVTFVIVKDDALGKVTRQIPTMLDYRTHVSKGSMFNTPPVVPIYTALENLRWVKAQGGVEAMAKIAKERADLLYGEIDRNKLFRATVQDAEDRSYMNICFVLNDEYADLQQEFFDYATSKGMVGIKGHRDVGGFRASCYNAQTVEGVQALVDVMKEFEANH is encoded by the coding sequence ATGAAGAAGATTAACTTTAATGCAGGTCCTTGCATTCTTCCCCGTGAAGTGATTGAAAAAACTGCACAGCAGATTTTAGATTTTAATGGTAGTGGTCTTTCTTTGGCAGAAATCAGCCACAGAGCAAAGGATTTCCAGCCGGTAGTTGATGAGGCAGTAGCTTTGATTAAGGAGTTGTTGAACATTCCTGAAGGCTATTCAGTACTCTTCCTCGGTGGTGGTGCTTCTTTGGAATTCTGTATGGTTCCTTACAACTTCTTGGAAAAGAAGGCTGGTTACCTCAACACAGGTGTTTGGGCTAAGAAGGCAATGAAGGAAGCTAAGTTGTTCGGTGAAGTTGTTGAAGTTGCTACTTCAGCTGACAAGAACTTCTCATACATTCCTAAGGGCTTTGAAGTGCCAGAAGACTTGGACTACTTGCACGTAACAAGCAACAACACTATCTATGGTACTGAAATGCGTTACGACTTGGATACAAAGGTTCGTCTCATCGGCGATATGTCATCAGACTTCCTGAGCCGTCCGGTTGATGTTGCTAAGTACGATATGATCTACGGTGGTGCACAGAAGAATCTTTCTATGGCCGGCGTAACATTCGTTATCGTTAAGGACGATGCTCTCGGCAAGGTTACACGTCAGATTCCTACAATGCTCGACTACCGTACACACGTTTCTAAGGGTTCTATGTTCAACACTCCTCCAGTAGTGCCTATCTACACAGCATTGGAGAACCTCCGTTGGGTTAAGGCTCAGGGTGGTGTTGAAGCAATGGCTAAGATTGCTAAGGAGCGTGCTGACTTGCTCTACGGCGAAATCGACCGCAACAAGCTGTTCCGTGCTACCGTTCAGGACGCAGAAGACCGTTCTTATATGAACATCTGCTTCGTACTCAACGACGAGTATGCTGACTTGCAGCAGGAATTCTTCGACTATGCTACATCTAAGGGTATGGTTGGTATCAAGGGACACCGCGACGTTGGTGGTTTCCGTGCAAGCTGCTACAACGCTCAGACAGTAGAAGGCGTTCAGGCACTTGTAGACGTAATGAAGGAATTCGAGGCAAATCATTAA